The proteins below are encoded in one region of Parvicella tangerina:
- a CDS encoding tyrosine-type recombinase/integrase — protein sequence MKTDKLMPKVEAYLRYFYSKETADSYQRMIVKFMEVYPNYINLKLADIEGYLLKLKTKGDSVNYRNVRLAAIKAFYSCLLDARLIHEHPCKYFYITEKRPTGKNFDALLSMDEMEVILSIRDERYSELGLRNLAIIGIMIYQGVTSKELIGLNLSDIDFDAGTIRIKGSKQTKGRVLELKTKQATVLSKYIKTDRVKLSVDNTKTLFLTMRGMRLTVDGLHGFITSMQGAVDPKLTPANIRNSVISYWLNDRKIPLEDVQVMAGHKYPSSTEKYINGGGSEHRNAVNELHAGIFG from the coding sequence ATGAAAACAGATAAATTAATGCCTAAAGTAGAAGCCTATTTAAGATACTTCTATTCAAAAGAAACTGCCGATTCTTACCAAAGAATGATTGTGAAATTTATGGAAGTTTACCCCAATTATATAAACTTAAAATTGGCTGATATTGAGGGGTATTTACTGAAACTAAAAACCAAGGGTGATAGTGTCAATTACAGAAATGTAAGACTTGCAGCCATTAAAGCTTTTTACAGTTGTTTGTTGGATGCAAGGCTGATACACGAACACCCATGCAAGTACTTTTACATAACCGAAAAACGCCCAACAGGAAAGAACTTTGATGCCCTATTGAGCATGGATGAAATGGAGGTCATTTTGTCGATTCGTGATGAAAGGTATAGCGAATTGGGACTACGAAACTTAGCCATTATTGGAATAATGATTTACCAAGGTGTAACCAGTAAAGAGCTGATTGGATTGAACCTTTCGGATATTGATTTTGATGCTGGTACCATACGAATAAAAGGGAGCAAGCAAACCAAAGGTAGAGTGTTGGAACTGAAAACCAAACAAGCTACTGTACTTAGCAAGTATATTAAAACTGATAGAGTAAAGCTAAGTGTTGACAATACAAAAACTTTATTCTTGACCATGCGGGGGATGAGGTTAACAGTAGATGGATTGCACGGTTTTATTACTTCTATGCAAGGAGCCGTTGACCCAAAACTAACCCCCGCAAACATTAGAAATAGTGTGATTAGTTATTGGCTCAATGATAGGAAAATACCTTTGGAAGATGTTCAAGTAATGGCTGGACATAAGTACCCAAGTTCTACTGAAAAATATATTAATGGAGGTGGTAGTGAACATAGAAATGCAGTTAATGAATTACATGCTGGAATATTTGGTTAA